One window from the genome of Pseudobdellovibrionaceae bacterium encodes:
- a CDS encoding enoyl-CoA hydratase-related protein, which produces MGFIEIERKHSFAHVVLNRPDKKNAFNKAMIQELTQAFQSLNAEPAIKVIIIKGAGDTFCSGADLEWMQSQISNSFEQNLRESEELFEMFYTIKNCNKPVISYVHKYVMGGALGLVAASDYCFAEENTKFCFSETTMGLAPSVISSFILSKCNWGLSTPLMLFAEFFDAYKAKEMGLVHHVAKPDELLELFNKFLKHLEKLDLDAVFATKKILRAQQQMNEVDFKTQTTELISNLRVGESAQERLRSFLDRDKA; this is translated from the coding sequence ATGGGATTTATTGAAATTGAACGAAAACACTCTTTTGCGCATGTCGTATTGAATCGACCCGACAAGAAGAATGCTTTTAACAAAGCCATGATTCAAGAACTCACTCAGGCGTTTCAAAGCCTAAATGCAGAGCCCGCTATCAAAGTGATTATTATCAAAGGGGCAGGAGATACTTTTTGTTCTGGTGCTGATCTTGAATGGATGCAAAGCCAAATTTCAAATTCCTTTGAGCAAAATCTCCGTGAGTCAGAAGAACTCTTTGAAATGTTTTACACTATTAAAAACTGTAACAAACCTGTGATCTCCTATGTCCACAAATATGTGATGGGAGGTGCCTTGGGGCTTGTTGCTGCTAGTGACTATTGTTTTGCAGAAGAGAATACAAAATTTTGCTTTAGTGAAACGACAATGGGGCTAGCGCCGTCTGTGATCAGTTCTTTTATTCTCTCTAAATGCAATTGGGGTTTATCAACACCTCTTATGTTATTTGCCGAATTCTTTGATGCTTACAAAGCTAAAGAGATGGGCCTTGTCCACCATGTCGCCAAGCCCGACGAGCTTTTAGAGCTTTTCAATAAATTTTTAAAACATTTGGAAAAATTAGATCTTGATGCAGTATTTGCTACTAAGAAGATTTTGCGCGCACAACAACAGATGAATGAAGTCGATTTTAAAACCCAAACAACAGAACTGATTTCAAATTTACGAGTGGGTGAATCGGCCCAAGAGCGTTTGCGCAGCTTTTTAGATAGAGATAAAGCATAA